A genomic segment from Drosophila miranda strain MSH22 chromosome 3, D.miranda_PacBio2.1, whole genome shotgun sequence encodes:
- the LOC108160656 gene encoding formin-like protein 5, protein MPPPGRGYGGYGPPRPGPGPGFGPGPPRGGGGVNVGINIGGPPRPPPIGVGIGFCPPPVVIGAPPPPAVIIGAPPPPVYMPPPRQTVVVGAQPAVYAQPTGEVVCCTIL, encoded by the coding sequence ATGCCTCCACCAGGACGAGGCTATGGCGGCTACGGACCCCCacgacccggacccggacccggctTTGGCCCGGGTCCACCCCGCGGCGGTGGCGGAGTGAATGTGGGCATCAACATCGGCGGACCGCCGCGTCCGCCACCCATCGGAGTGGGCATTGGATTCTGTCCCCCGCCGGTGGTCATCGGAGCACCGCCGCCACCTGCTGTGATCATCGGAGCGCCACCGCCGCCCGTGTACATGCCACCGCCCCGACAGACCGTCGTGGTGGGCGCCCAGCCAGCGGTCTATGCCCAACCCACCGGGGAGGTGGTATGCTGCACGATTCTCTGA